The DNA segment GCGAGAAGGGGTCGTACGCCGAAACCTCCGACGCGATTCGCGCGGAGTTCGGCGGCGAGTACGCGGGCTACGCCCAGACGTACGTCTTCCACTACCTCCGGAACCGATAGCCGTCCCGTCGAACCTTCGGAACCGATAACCGTCCCGGTCGACCGGACCCTGTTCCGACCGAACCCCTTTGGAAGGGGACGACGAACCCCGAAGGTGGAACCATGTCCGACGAAAGCGAACGCGCGACCGACGCCGACGACCGGACGAGAGCCCACGTCTTCGTCTCCGGGAAGGTCCAGGGCGTCTACTACCGGGCGAACACCCGCGATACGGCCCGGGAGAAGGGCGTCAACGGCTGGGTGCAGAACCTCTCGGACGGCCGGGTCGAAGCCG comes from the Halorussus vallis genome and includes:
- a CDS encoding acylphosphatase, whose translation is MSDESERATDADDRTRAHVFVSGKVQGVYYRANTRDTAREKGVNGWVQNLSDGRVEAVFEGPEDAVSEMVEWCHSGSPAADVEDVEVEYGDPEGEDGFRIRR